TTCAGGACCATCACGGCTTCTTTTTCCTCCCTCACGGCTCGTCGAGAGAGTTCCAGCAGCTGATTGCGAACCAGCGTGATCTGCTTGTCGCTGATTTGGCCTGGTAGTTCGATGAACTGACCAGTCCTTTCCTGGCCGGTCAACTGTGCTATGCAGGTCAGATCAGTTGTCAGAAATTCCAGACAGACAAAGACTGCCAGGAGACGAATTATTTCCGGAAGTTTTGGCTTTGCCTGGTGCATTCAGGAATCTCAGAATTGAACCGATTTTGGACCACTGTTGAATTATATGGCGCTGCGTACGGTGATTTAACCCCGTTCGGGCAAATGCGGCTGTTGTGTTCAGTGGTGGCCTTAACGGAGTTCCCGGGTGTTGTTCGGTATCTGGTCGTATGGACAGGGGGGGTCGACCGCCATGCCTGTTTGAAACCGGCAGTCAGTCACTGTCTCGAAATTGATGGTTGACAACGAACAGGCCGTGCTGACGGATGGGAAGTTTTTGTCAATCAATTTGAAAATAAGTAAAAAGGATGAAATTATTTTTGGATATCTTCCTTTATGGCCCCGGATTGTTTCGGCGGCGATGATCAGTCGCCGGGACAACGGCTGCTATCTGCCCTTCATGGCGGAACGCAGTGTCTGAGCCAGATCGTCGAATAATGCGCTGACCGCCAGACTGACCGGGACCATTCCATCAATCTGGCTGGATGCAGTGACTGTCCTTTCGAGCATTGAAGTCAGTAAATCGACCCCATGCTTTGCCCCCAGTCGCTGAGTCAGCTGGTCTGTCAGGTCGCCGGAAACGAGTGTCCTTAGCCGTTCACGTAATGCATCCGAGACGAACTTCAGAAGCCATTGAGCGTTTTGTCGCTGTTCGCCGGCGTTACCGGAAATCTGTTCAATCGTGTCCATGACTGCATTTGTTATGGTGAGTGAATTCATCGTTTCCAGCATCTGCATTTCCTGAGCGATGATATCACGCAGCTTTCGTAAATCGTCATTCAGCAACTGTTGAGCTGTTTCCACACTTCCTTCGCAGAGTCTGGAGACGGCATCGGCGGTTTCTTTGGTATCGACGAGTTCATTTTGCAGAAGAATCGAGCCGGTATCAGAATCACTCAAGGGAAAAAATCTAACCTGCTGGCAGCGTGAACGAATTGTGGGCAGCAGTGTTTCCGGATTGTCCGTGACCAGCAGGATCAGTGCCTGGACCGGTGGTTCTTCAAGTGTTTTGAGGAGAGCGTTGGCAGCTTCGTCAGTCATTCGATGAGCGTCATTGATCACTGCCACCCGTCGGTCAGACAACTGGGGCTTCATCGACAGGTCACAGCACAGCCCTTCGCGTCCGCGTTTTTCTCCTTCACCCGCCACCTGGCCGATCAGGATCTCACGTTTTCCACTGAGCAGTCCGACTTCATGAAAATCGGGCCAGGTGCCGGCACTGAATGACCGGCAGGCATGACATTCTCCGCAGACCTGGAGTTCCTCAAATAGGTGGTTGCGACAGAAAACGGACATAGCCAGCAACCGGGCAAACTCGCGTTTACCGGTACCAGGAGGCCCCGCAAAGATGCACGCATGAGCCAGCCGACCCTGCGCAATCGAATGCTGGAACATCTTTCGCTGTTCTGTATGTCCTTTGAGTTGGTTCCAACTGCTCAGCATTTAGTTCGGTTGATCCCACCCACTGTTCGTTTCTGTTCAGGAGTCTGAAAGCTGAGATTCAGCGACATGAATCGCTTTGAGCAAAGCCCGGGCTTTGTTCAGTGTTTCTTTGTATTCGAGTTCGGGGACACTGTCGGCGACGATACCGGCACCTGCCTGCACGTAAATGACACCGTTCCGGATCACCAGAGTTCGAAGTGCGATGCAGGTATCCATATTTCCCGTGAAATCAATATAGCCCACGGCGCCCGCATACGGACCTCGTTTGTGAGGTTCAATTTCATCGATAATTTCCATTGCCCGAACTTTAGGAGCTCCGGAAACAGTGCCGGCCGGCAAACCGGCTCGCAGTGCCTCAATGGCCGTCATGCCGGGCTTCAATCGTCCTGTGACGCTGGATGTAATATGCATCACATGACTGTAGCGTTCGACCACCATGACGTCAGCAAGTTCCACCGTACCGAATTCCGCGACTCGCCCCACGTCGTTGCGCGCCAGGTCAATCAGCATGACATGTTCGGCTCGTTCTTTGGGATCTGCAAGCAGTTCTTCGGCAAGTTGCCGATCTTCCTGACTGGTGCGTCCCCGGCGACGTGTGCCGGCCAGCGGGCGGATTGTCGTTTCTCCGTCTTCGACGCGAACCATGATCTCCGGTGAACTACCAACCAGATGGACGTCCGGTGTCTGCAGCAGAAACATGAACGGGCTTGGATTCACCATGCGCAAAGCACGATAAACGTCGATGGGAGCGGCCTGGCTCTCACGAGTAAGACGCTGACCGATCACCACCTGAAATACGTCACCCGCCCGAATATATTCCCGGCACGATTCCACGGCCGTCTCGAACTCGGGTTGTGAAAAATTCGATACGGACGCAATTTCCGGTTCGACGGTCAGGTCGATGTCGTTGAGCGGTATTCCGCCGGGATCGTGACTCAGGCGATGGCACAACTTCTGCAGCCTGCGTTCTGCATCATCACGAGCTTCCTGAAGTGGGGTTCCCTGGGTATCGGCAAGAGCAACGGCGAGGACCGTTTTGCTGATGTGATCGAAGACAACCATGCTGTCGTACAGAGAAAAACAGAGGTCCGGCAGTTCTCGATCATCTTCGGGAACATCAGGCAGGTGCTCCGTATAACGTACAACATCGTAGCTGGCGAATCCGACAGCCCCTCCTGAGAATCGCGGCAGGCCAGGAACGTGGACGCAGGAAAATTCCGCCAGCAGCCGGTCAAGTTCACTCAGCGGATCATCACTTTTCCATTCTTCAAGTGTGCCGTCTTTGCGCCGAATCTGCACGTCCTGGCCCCAGGCGGACACTGTCAGAAAGGGGTCGCTGCCAACAAAACTGTAACGACCGATTTTTTCTCCACCCACCACACTTTCAAACAGGAAAGACCACTTTCCTTCGCTCAATCGTTGCCAGGCGGTCACCGGTGTCAGGGAATCGGAAGTCAATTGACGAAAGACGGGCACAAGCCGGCCCTGCTGAGCATACTTGGCGAAAGCGTCATGCGGTGGATGGTGGGTAACGGACATCATGTTTTCCGGATACGGAACGTGAAGGTACCCGACAGCATTGAATAACGGGTGATCCGCGTCAACGATTGCCAGACAGGTGATTGTCCAATCAATCAATCTGGAGGCGATTGTCACAACAGGCACCGTGTACTGCAAACATTCAAATTTAGTTTTGTCGGGATGCCTTTCTAATTCGCCGTCAGAAAACGGGGAGGGGAAGCGTTAATTCGCCTGACTTGTGACTGTGTAACCTGTGTTCTGCCGGACAAGACGAAGGTGAACCGTGTTCAGAGCTTCGCAGCACGGAAAACAGTGGTTTGGCGGGTTTGTGGAAATAGCTACAATTGCCAGATGTTTACACTCGATTCTGAGGATCGGAGTGTGATTTCAATCTTTCCTGGCTGCGGCTGGAACAGGACTACATTCAGGGCGACGATGGACTTTCTGCAACTTGAAGGCAAAGACGTCCTCGTGCTTGGTGTTGCCAATCGCAAGAGTGTGGCATGGAAAACAGCGCAACTGCTGATAGAGGCGGGTGCAAGGGTGATCTTCAGTGTGCGTTCGAACGATCGAGCCGACACTGTCCGGAAACTTGCTCCGGACTCACCCGTTTTTGTGTGTGATGTGGAGAACCAGGAAGAAATAGACCGTCTGCGCGACAGCGTTGCCGGGGTCGCATCGAAACTACACGGGATCGTGCACTCCGTCGCGTTTGCTGATTATTCTTTAGGGTGGTTACCGTTTCATGAAACTCCTCGGGCAGCTTTTTTACAGGCAATTGACATTTCCTGCTTTTCGTTGACGGCCGTGGTCAATGCCCTGAAAGATCAATTGGATCCGAAGTGCGGCAGCGTGGTGACGATTTCGATTTCTACGACACGAATGGCGGCCGAAAATTATGGTTATATGGCGCCGGTCAAGGCGGCTTTGGATTCCTCTGTCTGTTTCCTGGCGAAATCATTTTCGAAATTTTCTTCGATTCGATTCAATGCTGTGTGTCCAGGTCTTTTGAAAACATCAGCGTCAGCAGGGATCCCTGGATATGCCGACAGTTACCTGTTTGCTGAACAGGCGACCCTGCGAAAACAGGGGGTGCAGACCGACGAAGTGGCCTCTGCTGTGGTGTTTCTGCTCAGTCCTCGTTCCTCGGCAATCAATTCTCAGGGCATCGTACTGGACGCCGGTATGTCCACGAATTATTTCGACGACGAAATTATTGGTCGCAGTGACAACTGACGTCCTGATTTACGAATTCGGTTCCATCCCAGGTCGTTTGATTCGGTCAGGGACTTCGAACAGGAGAGCAACATTCGCTGGTCTCAGCAAACCGGTATTATAGTGGTGACAGCGGGATTGCTGGTCCTGACACTGGCCCTGCGGATGACAGTCGTCATGGTTGACGGTGATCGACTGCAAAGTGACCCCGATGCATATGTGCGACTGGCGAAGATGCTGGCTGACGGCAGGGGTTACGTTGCAGCAAACGGGTCAGATCCGACAGCTTTTCGCCCCGTGTTTTATCCACTGCTGTTGGCAGCTTTGTTGACGGGAGGGTGTTCACCGGCGGCAGCTGTTGCCACCTGGAATCTGCTGGCCGGACTTGCGTTCGTTGTCGGTACCGTTCTATTGGCAAAGGAATTTGATCTGCATCCTGCGGCTGTTGTGACTGCTGGATTTGCGGCAGCAGCTGACCCGCTGCTGGTTCGGTATACGACTGAACCGATGACGGAAAATGTCTGCGCCGCGATTTTTACGTTGGCAGTCGTTTATCTGTTGCGCTTTGTTCGGTATGCCAGGCGTTTGGATGCCGGCTGCGGATTTGGCCTGGCAGCAATCGCGGGTCTACTGCTGGGTGTCAGTGCATTATGTCGACCAATCGTGATGATCAGCTGCGTGTCGCTGAGTTTGACCATGGTGGTTATGCTATGGAATTCAGTTCGCCCCCGGCGATTGTCCGTCATCCTGCGTCTGGTATGGATCGGGATGCCTGCCGCCGTGGCCGCACTTACGGTCGCGCCGTGGGTCATTCGGAATGCCATTCATTTTGGGGCTCTGATTCCTGCGACAACACACGGAGGCTATACGCTGTTGCTGGGAAATAACTCCGAATTTTATCACCGTGTGGTATCCGGAAGGCAGTCAACCTGGGACGCAAATTCTCTTCAGGCCTGGCAGCGAGATTTGCATCGGGGCCTGGAAGAGTCTGGTAAGGATCAGGCCGGTGAGCATGTTGTCGATGGGTGGATGTATCAAAAGGCT
The Fuerstiella sp. genome window above contains:
- the holB gene encoding DNA polymerase III subunit delta' produces the protein MFQHSIAQGRLAHACIFAGPPGTGKREFARLLAMSVFCRNHLFEELQVCGECHACRSFSAGTWPDFHEVGLLSGKREILIGQVAGEGEKRGREGLCCDLSMKPQLSDRRVAVINDAHRMTDEAANALLKTLEEPPVQALILLVTDNPETLLPTIRSRCQQVRFFPLSDSDTGSILLQNELVDTKETADAVSRLCEGSVETAQQLLNDDLRKLRDIIAQEMQMLETMNSLTITNAVMDTIEQISGNAGEQRQNAQWLLKFVSDALRERLRTLVSGDLTDQLTQRLGAKHGVDLLTSMLERTVTASSQIDGMVPVSLAVSALFDDLAQTLRSAMKGR
- the trpE gene encoding anthranilate synthase component I, which translates into the protein MSVTHHPPHDAFAKYAQQGRLVPVFRQLTSDSLTPVTAWQRLSEGKWSFLFESVVGGEKIGRYSFVGSDPFLTVSAWGQDVQIRRKDGTLEEWKSDDPLSELDRLLAEFSCVHVPGLPRFSGGAVGFASYDVVRYTEHLPDVPEDDRELPDLCFSLYDSMVVFDHISKTVLAVALADTQGTPLQEARDDAERRLQKLCHRLSHDPGGIPLNDIDLTVEPEIASVSNFSQPEFETAVESCREYIRAGDVFQVVIGQRLTRESQAAPIDVYRALRMVNPSPFMFLLQTPDVHLVGSSPEIMVRVEDGETTIRPLAGTRRRGRTSQEDRQLAEELLADPKERAEHVMLIDLARNDVGRVAEFGTVELADVMVVERYSHVMHITSSVTGRLKPGMTAIEALRAGLPAGTVSGAPKVRAMEIIDEIEPHKRGPYAGAVGYIDFTGNMDTCIALRTLVIRNGVIYVQAGAGIVADSVPELEYKETLNKARALLKAIHVAESQLSDS
- a CDS encoding SDR family oxidoreductase, translated to MISIFPGCGWNRTTFRATMDFLQLEGKDVLVLGVANRKSVAWKTAQLLIEAGARVIFSVRSNDRADTVRKLAPDSPVFVCDVENQEEIDRLRDSVAGVASKLHGIVHSVAFADYSLGWLPFHETPRAAFLQAIDISCFSLTAVVNALKDQLDPKCGSVVTISISTTRMAAENYGYMAPVKAALDSSVCFLAKSFSKFSSIRFNAVCPGLLKTSASAGIPGYADSYLFAEQATLRKQGVQTDEVASAVVFLLSPRSSAINSQGIVLDAGMSTNYFDDEIIGRSDN